CGCATCCGATCGGTCGACCACGTCCACCTCACGAGCCAGCGCCCCGACACGGCCAACGCCATCGCGACCATTGCCTCGGCGGCCGGCGTTACCGTCAGTTTCGATCCCGGCCGCCGGGTCGGCGACCGGGACTACGGCGAGACGCTCGCGGCGGCCGACGTACTCTTCGTCACCGACCGCGAGGCGACGGCACTCGACGGCGACGCCGACTACCGATCGGCGGACCAAATCCTCGCGATCACGTCCGGGGATGACGGCGCGGCGGTTCGAACCCGCGACGGAACCTACACCCACCCCGGGTTCGACGTCGAAGCCACCGACACCGCGGGTGCGGGCGACGCGTTCGCGGCCGGCTTCATCGCGTCGCGACTCGAGGGTGGGAGCTTCGACCGAGCGCTCGAGTATGCGAACGCCTGCGGCGCGCTCACCGCGAGTCGGGACGGCGCGCGGAGCGCACCGACGGCCGTCGGCGTCGAACGGTTTCTCAATGAACGATCGTGACCGACACACATTTGTTGCAGTTCCTTGTAGTCGGCATCTTCGCAATCCGTCGATTCTCACCCGCCGTTGTCTGACGGTAATTATATAGGCGACGCCGTTGGCCACTCGGATAGATAGTCACGGAGACGTGACGGAGAGACATGACGGAACGAAGGATCAGCGAGTCCCACGGATGCGAGTTTAAACGCCGCGTCCGGTACGAGCGAGACGCGAACGAATCGCCGAGTATCGCGACTGCAACGGCGTTGGCGGAGTTCCACGGCGAGGACGTTGCAGCGAGCAGTACTCGACTGTACGACTACATCGATCCGGACGCACTCGATGCCCTCTTCGCGGAGACACACAGCGGCACCGCTCGAGCGCCGGGCACCGTCGAGTTCACGGTCGAAAACGTGACCGTGACGGTCGAGACCGACCAGGTGGCGGTGGAGCCGAGCGACTGACTGCTGTGCAACGGTTGGTGGACAGTACTCACTGGCGGGTGGGACGGGGGAGATGCAGGTCGCCGGGGCGACGGACTCGGGGCCCGTCCTCGAACCTTTTTTCTCGCCGCCACGGAAACGGAGAGGTATGGCAACGCAACCGCACCTGCTGGTAGACGACGGCGATCTGACAGACCGGGTTCTCATTCCGGGCGACCCCGGTCGCGTCGACCGGATCGCAAGCCACTGCGACGAGCACGAAACGATCGCCGAGAACCGCGAGTACAAGGTCGTCAACGCAACCTACGAGGGCCAGGAGCTGACCATTTGCTCGACCGGGATCGGCTGTCCCTCCGCGGCCATCGCCGTCGAAGAGCTCGCGAACGTCGGCGTCGAGAACTTCATCCGCGTCGGCACGACCGGCGCGCTCCAGTCGGACATCGAGATCGGCGACATGATCGTTGCGACCGGCGCGGCGAAAAACGAGGGGACCTCGAAACGCTACGAGGCCGTCGAGTATCCCGCCGTGCCGGACTACGACGTGCTCTCGGCGCTCGTCGATTCGGCTGAGGCGAACGACGAAGAAGTCCACGTCGGCCCCATCGCCTCCGACGATGCCTACTACGCAGAGTCCGACGAAGCGGTCGAAGACTGGGAGGCTGCCGGCCTTCTCTCCGTCGAGATGGAAGCCGCCGCCGTCTTCTCGCTGGCCCGCCGGAAGGGCCTGCGCGCCGGCGCGATCTGTACCGTCGATGGCAACCTCGTCGAGGGCACCCAGAAGGGCACCGACACCGAGGACGACGAACTCCCGGACAAAGCGAAGAACAACGTCGGCCGCGCGATCGATATCGCGCTCGAGGCCACGACCCAGCTATAACGGTCGCTCGTCTCCGATTCGGACACTCGATTTTCGTCAAAACTCCCGCCCGATAGCGGACGCTCGCTTCCACGGGACTCGAAAACGGGACTGAGCCATACGGTCTGCTGTAAGTCAGTTCCGGTGCAACCGCGACCGTCCTGCGGTTGTACCTTTGACATCCTCCCCGCCCTGAAGAGCGAGGATTCCCGCGTTGGGATATTGTGGTTTACGACGTGACCTGTTCTTGAGGTACGAACGCACCAGTTTCCTTGTCAAACAGGAATGTCGATGGCTGTGCCAACCAGCCGTTACTCCTATCTCCCCCATCACAGGCGAGACTCGGAGATACTTTCTGTCGAATGTTCTCAGCACCATTCACATCAGCGTTCGCCACCATATCGCATTCGTCGCACACGTACAACCCACGTTCAACACGGTTCGCGTCACGTTTGCGAGCACAACATGAACACGACTTCGATGTATCCCGCTCGGATACCTCCTCAACCGAGATACCTTCCGTTTCGGCCTTGTATTCAAGGAGGTCGGTGAACCGGTCGAACGTCCACGAGTGCAAGTCGAGGTTGCCGTGCTTCCCCCAGTTCTTCGCCTCACCGTTCTCCTCGTCTTCGCGGATACCAGAGAGGTCGCCAACCGCGATGATTCCAACACCCTCGTCAACACACCGCTGGACGATGTGTTTTGAGAGTGTGTGGAAGTAGTGAGTACGGCGAGCTGATTTCTTCTGGTTCAACCGCGTGGCCTGTTCGGAGTTCGAATCGTCACACCGGGCAATCCGCTTGCTGAAGTAGTAGTCGTCCTGCTTCAGGCAGCTCAGCGGGTACAGTTCGCTGTGGCCGTCTTCGTAGGCGAGTGCGGCAAAGTTGTTGATGCCGAGGTCAATACCCACCGTCTTCTCACCAGGTGATTCGGCCACTTCGATCTCGACTTTGCACACGAAGTGTAGTTCCCACTCATCACCTGTCCAGACTGCCCGTACTTGTTGGACGCTCTCTACGGTGGAGAGGTCAACGTCGGGACGAGTCTGGTATTCGCAGAGGATGAAGTCCGACCAGTGCTCTTTGAGATTCGAGCCTTTTGAGAGCCGAACACGGTCGTACTGGGTATCGAGCTTGAAGCCAGCGGCTTTGAACGTGATTGTGCTTCGTGGATGTTCGTCACCGTATTTGCGGTAGCCGGGCGGATTCGCCCGCGTGTCTCCGTTGCGCCGTTTGCCGTACCAGCCGTTGAACGCCTCAGCGAGTTCTTGAAGGACTCGCTGACTTGACTGAGAATGTAGGTCATCGTAGCGTTCGTACGACTTGAGGTACGAGGTGAGTTCGTCGTGTTCTGGGATATAGTCGATTTCATCCCAGACACGACTAATTGTCCACCGTCCGACGTTCCAGAGTTTGCTGGCGGCGAACCCGAGCGAATCGAGGTCGTCGGACACCCGTGACTGGTTTCTGATGGAAGCAGTGTAGGTGCGGGTGACGACCTCTTTCGCCATACGTAACCTATGTAAACAAATCTACTTGAAAGTATGGATTACGCAGCGTGGCATATCCTGCCGTGCCATCGAGTAGTGGTTGGTGTAGGGTAGTGTCGGATTCATCCCCGCCCTGAAGGACGGGGCTTTCTCCTGGATTCTCCGTAAATCGTTACAGCAAACCGTATCAGCCGTCCGAAAGCTGTGCTGCAAGCGCCGTCGCCCGATCGGTCAGCGCTTCGGTCGTCGCGGACGCGTCCTGCAACTCGTCGTTGATCGCCGAGAAGAGCCGATCGAGCGCCACCTCCCCACTCTCTCGCTCCCAATCAGCCGTCTCGCGGCTCTCGAGTCGACAGGTCGAACAGCGCTCGCCCTCGAGCGCGTCGAAACAGCCGTGACAGCGCTCGAGACCGGCGACGACCGTTTCGGATCGCTCGACGACGGTTCGAAGCGTCGACTGCAGGTCGGTCGCCGACGCCGAAAACGCCTCGACCGACGACCGAACGTCGGCGTCGAACGCCGATTCGTCGATTGTCGCGAGGCGCTCGAGCTGTGCGTCGGCGATGTCGATCGCGAGCAGGACGTCCTGACGGAGCCGGCGGTACTCCGCGCCCGTGTCGTCGGCTGCGGGCTCGCCGGCGGTCTCGGCCTCGGCGAGCGTCGTCGGAAGCGAGGTCGCGAGCGACGCGAACGAAGCGGCGTCCGTGATCGCTCCGCCCTGCGTGCGGGTCGTCTCGCGGACGTGATCGAAGAGGGTCTCCCGCGACGTCAGTGGCTCGAGGGACGCACTCGAGCGGTCTCCGGAAGGCGAGGACGAAAGCGACGCGAAACAGTCGGTACAGACGGTTACGAGCGTGCTCTCGTGGATCGTCCCCTCGATCGGGATGGCACCGACGGGGTGCACTCGGAGATCCGTCGGGTCGGCGGCGTCGCCGACCGCACCGCAGTGTCGACACGTGTGGTCGTCTCGGTCGAAGACGGCTCGTCGATCGGCCTGCCAGTCGCGGGAAGTCACGAGCGAGCGAAGACAGCGCGACGACAAAAACGCACCGGCTCCCCGAGAGAGCGGCCGTCCGACGCTACCTCAATCACTAACCCGCTAGCTGTCGAACGTGACGTATGGCCGATTCAACCGACAAGTTCGACGACGAATTCGAACTCGGGCCCACGTACGACCGAGACGAACTCGCCGCGGTGTTCCGGGAGTTCGCGACCGCACTGGCGGACGACCAGCCGCTGCAGTTGACCGACGGCGAGCGAACCGCCACCGTCAGGATCCCTCCACGGGTGATCGCGGAGTTCGAGGTCGAACGCGACGCCAACGCCGAACCGCCCGTCGCGGAACTAGAGGTCGAACTCGAGTGGGACGATGCCGACGGCTCGAGCGTTCGGCTCGAGGAGCACGACGGCGCGGCCGTCGATAGCGCGGACGACAAGGACGGCGAAAGCGGCGACGAAGCGAGCGGGAGCGACGATGGGGCGGCCGAAAGCAGCGACGACGTGAGCGAGAACGACGACGAGTCGACCGAAAGCGGTGATGAATACGCCGAGTCCGGGTCCGACGGGGACACGGTCGCGGTATGGGCGGGTGAACGGAGCGGGCGAACCGGACGGTTCGAGGTCTACGAGGACCGTGCCGGCGAGTGGCGCTGGCGGTTGGTTCACTGGAACGGGAACATCGTCGCCGATAGTGGCGAAGGATACTTCTCCCGGTCGAACGCCAAACGCGCCGCACGAAGCGTCATGGTCACGGCACCAGCCGCGAGTATCGAGGATCTATCGGACTGACGTGCTCACGGCCGAAGGTCCTCGAGTTCGACGTCGAACTCGAGGTCCGGCGGTCCGCTGGCATTCTCGTACTCGAGCGACGGGTTCGGACCGGTAGGAATCGCGTTGTACTCCCGGAGGAAGTCGACGATGCCGCGCGCGCCCCCGAAGTCGCCGCGGTAGCGCCGGAACAGTCGCGGAATGGTGGCGACGTCGCCCTCCGGGTCGTATCCGACGTTCTCCTCTAAGAACCACTCGACGGCGATGTCCAGCTCCGCGCCGACGTCGGCCGGCGAGTAGACCGCCACCGGCGGACAGTGCTCGGCACCGTGACTGATCGCGAAGTGGATCCGCGGATCGCAATCGGGCAGCCGGAACTGGCGTTCGAACGACGAGGGGAGCAACCGGGGCAGATAGCCGAGCCCCCAGGGATGTTTCGAGCACCGGAGCATCCCGTGTTTGATGTCGTTGAGGCTCAACCAGACGCCCCCGATCGGGATCCGATCACGGGAGACGAACTTCCAGCGCTGGAGGGGACTTCCCTCGAGCGACGACAGATCCGCCTCCTGGAGCAACTGCGCGTAGGCGTTGTAACAGTTGAGCCAGAAGGCGAGTTTCCCCTCACGAGTGGTGAGCACCCGTTTCAGGTGCGCCTGCTCGAGCGTCGCGAGATGGTCTTGCAACCAGTCGGTATCGCCCTCGGTTTTGACCGCGTACAGCAGATCCGCCGAGAGGGAGAGGGGATCGAGCTGGGTCGACATTCAGTGGTGTGTTAGCGTACCAGACCCTTGAAGACGTGTGGCGAGTGAATCAGACAGTCCCGGCGCTGGATATGTCTGGTCTAGTTTTATCCGGGAGGTCGTGGTCGAAGCCCGTGTGAACCTCAGTAGAGGCTATCTCCTGGCGCTTTTCCTCATCTTCGCCTACTTGTCGTGGCAGCTCGTCACGCCGTTCGTGCAGTACGTCCTCGGCGCGATCCTCATCGCGTTCGTCCTCTACCCGCTCCAGGGACGCCTCGAGAACTACGTCTCCTCGACGGTCGCCGCACTCGCGCTCGTACTCCTCGCGGTCGTCGGCTTCATCGTCCCCTTCGTCGTCGTCGCGGTGGCGGTCGCCGACGACGTGGCGAACATTCTCCAGAGTATCGACCCCGAGACGCTTCAACTGGCGGAGATCGAGGACCGCATCGCGGAAGAGACCGGTTTCGATATCGACATCACGGAACAGCTGGCCGGCTCGGCCGAACAGATCGGGACGGTGCTGTTAGAGCAGACGACCGCGTGGTTCAGCGCGCTGACCCACGCCCTGATCGGGCTGGGGCTCATGCTGTTCGTGCTCTACTACCTGCTCAAGGAGGGCGACGCTCTCATCGGATGGCTCCGAGAGATGACGCCGCTGCCCGAGGACGTGCAGGACGACCTTTACGGCGAACTGAACGAGGTCATGTGGGCGGTGTTGGCCGGCCACGTGTTGATCGCCATCATCGAGGGCGTCATCGCCGGGCTCGCGCTGTTCGCGACCGGGATCCCGAACGCGGCGTTCTGGACGTTCATCATGGTGATCCTCTCGCTGGTGCCGCTGATCGGCGCGCCGCTGGTGTGGATCCCCGCGGCGATCTACCTCTTTGCGATCGGCGAACCCGTCCTCGCCGTGGCGCTCGCCGTCTACAGCGCCATCGTCGTCGGCGTTGCCGACGACTACCTGCGGCCGATCGTCGTCGACCAGTTCGCCGAGATCAGCCCCGCGGTCATCATCCTCGGCGTGCTCGGCGGAATCTACGCGTTCGGCATCATGGGGCTGTTCTTCGGTCCCGTCATCCTCGGCGCGCTACTCGCGGTGATCGACGTCATCAACGACAACTACGATCGGCTCGGGGAGGAAGCCAGGACGGCCGAGAACTGACTGCGGGGTGGCGACCCCGCCGCGTCTCGACCGTGTGAGGCGAACGGGACGGGGCGTGGAAGAAGCCGGTAGCAGCTATTTACCTGTCGAGGCTGTCGGTCATCCATCGATGGCAGACGGCGACTCCGTACTCGAGTCCGTTCGGAATCGTTTCGGAACGCCCGAGCGGCGGATCGACCGCTCGAGGCGCTGATCGAGGACGAATAGCGTTCGTCGCCGCATCGTCTTCGGAACGGTCTCGGCGAACCGATCGACGGAATCAGTGTCCACTATCGGTAGGGCCGTCACGTCGTACCCGCCGTGCAGTCGATGACGATCCGTCACGAGGTGGCGCTATGTAACTGCGTCGCATACTGAGACGAGGGTGCCCCGAAACATGGTAGAAGCACACAAACTCGATTGCGAATCGGTGTCGGACACGTGTCGATTCATCGTTCAATCGGAAGACGAAGACGAAGCGGTCGAATTGGCCAAGAACCACATGGCGGAGATTCACGGGCAGGAGTTGACGAGCGAGGAGCTTCGAGACAAGCACCTGCAAATCGTCTGACGAACCCGCGATGCCGGTCTGCTGCTGATCGTTTCGTCTCTCTCGCTTTTTTAACGGATTGTGGATAGTACGGTTCCGGGCGGCGACGAACCACTAATAGGAGTCCCCCACCCCCTCACTCGAGCGCTGCGTCGACGAACTCGATCGGCGTCGGCGGCTCCTCGGTCGCGCCGGGGCGGTTCTCGAGTTGCGTCCGACAGGATGCGCCGGGGGCGACGACGCGCTCAGCGTCGCTCTCGTCGACCTGTTCGTAGAGGATCGAGGCGATGGCGTCGCTCATCGAGGCATGCTCGGCCTCGTAGCCGAAGGAGCCGGCCATCCCGCAACAGCCCGAATCGAGCGGTTCGACGGCGTAGCCCGCCCGTCGCAGGACGCCGACCGCGTGGTGGTCCTTCCGCGTCGCTTTCTGGTGGCAGTGGCCGTGGTAGGTGAGCGCCTCTCCAGCGGCGTCGGCGTCGAAGGCGATCCCCTCGTCCAGCCGGAAGGCGTCGACGTACTCGCAGACGCCGTAGGTCGCGTCTGCCACCTGCGCGACGCGCTCGTCCGTGAGCAGATCGCCGTAATCAAGCTGGAACATGACCGCGTCCGAAGGCTCGATGACGACGATTTCCCAGCCCTCCTCGACGAGCGGGGCGAGCTTCGAGACGTTCTCGTGGGCCGTCTCGCGGGCCTTCTCGAGGAAGCCCTTCGAGTACGCCGGCCGACCCGTGTCGCCGAGTTCGTTCGGAACCGTGACGTGGACGTTCGCGGCCTCGAGGACGCGGACGGCGGCCTTCCCGGCTGCCGGATGGTTGTAGTTGGTGTAGGTGTCGGGATAGACGACCGCCTTGCGGTCGGCTTCGGCTTCGCCGACTCGAGAGCCGCCGCGATGTTCGAACCAGTCCCGGAACGTGTTCGCGTGGAACGTCGGCAGCGACCGACTCGAGTCGATTCCCACCGTCGCCTCGAGGAGTTTTCGGGCCCCGGGGAGCTTCGACGCGGTGTTCGAGAGCGGCGCGAGACGCGAGCCCCACGCCGAGAGCGTCGCGACGTTCGCGAAGAGCCGATCCCGGAGCGTCGAGCCGTTGCGCTGGTGGTACTCGTGGGTCACTTCGGCCTTGAGCTTCGCCATGTCGACCTCGCTCGGGCAGTCGATGGCACAGCCCTTACAGCCGATACACAGCCCCATCACCTCCTCGACGAACTCGTCGGTGAAGGCCTCCCCGGGCTCTAAGTCGCCGCTCATCGCCTGCCGGAGTCCGTTCGCCCGTCCGCGGGTGGTGGTGATCTCCTCGCGGCTCGCGCGGAACGTCGGACACATCACGCCCCCGGTGGTCTCCTGTTCGCCGCGACAGCCGCCACAGCCGTGACAGAGTTCGACCATCCCCTGCATCCCGTTGTCGTTCTCCCAGACGAGTTCGGGCTCGAAGCCGGCCTCGAACTCGTAGTCGGGATCGAATCGGAGGTGCTCGCGCAGGTCGGTGGGATCGTCCTCTCGAAAGACGACCTGTCCCGGGTTCAGGAGCCAGTCGGGGTCGAACGCCGTCTTCAGGTCCTGGAAGCTCCGCCAGAGTTCGTCGCCGTAGAGTTTCTGGTTCCACTGAGTCCGGGCGCGGCCGTCGCCGTGTTCGCCCGACACCGAGCCGCCGAGGTCGACCACGAGATCCGTCACGTCGTCCGCGATGCCGTGGAGCTGATCGATACCGATCTCGGACTTCGTGTTCACCAGCGGGCGGATGTGGAGCACGCCGGGCCCCGCGTGGGCGTAGAAGGCGGCGTAGGTGTCGTGATCCTCGAGGATCGACTCGAAGCCCTCGACGAACTCCGGAAGCTGGGCGGGCGGGATCGCCGTGTCCTCGATGAACGAGATGTGCTTCTCGTCGGTGGTCCGCGAGAGCAAGATCGGGAGGCCGGATTTGCGGAGCTTCCAGAGTTGTGCGCGCTCTTCTTTTTCGTAGGCCTCGAGAGCCTCGATGGCGAGCGTCTCGGCCTCCGTTTGCGGCGCGTCCACGGACGGCTCCCTGGCCGGCGTCGCCGACGGCACGCGGTCGGAGAGCAGGCCCGCCACTTGCTCTTTCCCGTGGTCGTCATCCTCGGCGTAGAACTCGACCAGCAGAACGGCGTTCGTCCCGTCGGGGAGGATCTCCGTGACCGGCCCGAACTCCGCCGTGTCGCGGGCCAGATCGATCAACACGTCGTCGAGCACCTCGACTGCGGAGGGCTCCTGGGCGAGGATCGGTTCGACATCCCGCATCGCGTCGTGGAGATCCGAATAGCAAAGCAGCGTGACGGCTTTCGTCTCGGGGATGGGCTCGAGCGAGACCGTCGCCTCGGTGACGACGGCGAGCGTCCCCTCGCTGCCGGCCAGCAGACGCGCGAGATTGACGGTTCCGGGTTCGCCGGTGTCTTCGCCGCCCGGCATCGTCTTTCCGCGGGCCTCCGCGACGAGTCGGTCGAGGTTGTACCCCGAGACGTTGCGTTTCAGGTCGGGGTAGGCCTCCTCGATCAGGTCGCCCTCCTCCTCGAGAATCCGGTCGACTTCGGCGTAGATCCGCCCCTCGAGGTCGCCGTCCGGATCGGCGCGTTTCGAAATCTCCTCGAGCGTGACCTCGCCGAACGTCGTCACGGTTCCGTCGGAGAGCACCGCTTCCACGTCCTCGATGTAAGCGTCGGTCTTCCCGTACTTCAGCGAGTGCGAGCCCGTCGAGTTGTTGCCGATCGCGCCGCCGATGGCGCTCTTGTCGCCCCACGCCGGGTCGGGTGCGAACTTCAGGTCGTGGGTGGAAAGCGCCTCGTTCAGCGTCCCGAGAATCGTCCCGGGCTGAACTGTCGCCGTCCGGCCGTCGGGATCGATCTCGAGGATCTCGTTCATGTGGCGCGAAAAGTCGAGCACGACCGCGCGGTTGACCGTCTGCCCGGCGAGACTCGTTCCGCCGCCCCGCGGGAGCACCGGAATCCCGCGTTCGGCGCAGTAGTCGACGATGCCGGAGACGTCGGCCGTCGACTCGGGAAACGCGACCGCAATCGGCGTCATCTCGTACGCGCTCGCGTCGGTCGCGTACAGTTCGCGGGAGTAGGAGTCAGCACGGACCTCGCAGTCGACGAGAGCCTCGAGGTCGTCGACCAGCGCCGGACGATCGACATCGTCGCTCCGATAGTCGTAGTTCGCGCGTCGGTCGGCGGCCGGGTCGGCGCTCGGCTCGAGAGACATACCGTATAGTAACGTCCAAGCGGCTAAAAGCGTCTGGCATTACCGAACCGGCAGTCGCCGGTATTGTCAACCCCCGTTCGGGTCCGGACGGAAGCGCGGCCGCGACGAACGAATCGTACTGGTATCGGAGACTGACTCGAGTGTCGGCTGGTCGTCCGCGAGTTTGCGGTCCGCTCGAGCGAGTGGTGTCCGTCCCTCGAGGGGCGTCGTAACGGGGGAGTCGGCTGCTGGTGCGACGAACCGACTGGCCGATCGGAGCGGATCTCGAGGCTCCGATCGCCCGTTGGGGATGCAATCTGGTGATGATCGAGTTGAAACGGCCCCGTCGTTTTTCCACGGACGCCCCCGGGGCCACCGTCCAGTTGACGAACGGCACGCGTTTTTGGTGACCAGCGCTAACAAGCGACATGCCTTACTAGTTGGGTCGTTGTTGCGGTCGGAGACCGACCAACATCCTCTCGGGAGCTGTCGTTTCACCGCCGAGCAATCGGTCGAGCAGACGGCGTTGTGGATTTCATGATGGACCGAAGATAATTATCGGCACGATATGTAAGTGATGGCATCACATTCGGAGAGGACACGGTCGTTCACGACTTAGCCTCTAACAGAGCAGTAGAGTGCTTCACCCGAGTTCTGATATGGATTGTTGTAACGATGCGCCGGCGAAACCGCGACCCGAGTGGCGGTTGCGCCGGAAATGACTTACAGTGACCCGTATGAGGCACGGTTCGTCCAATATTCGCGGTGAGCCAAATCGGTGCGCAGAATCGGGGGCCACATCGAGGTATCAAGTTAAAGCGCCGTTCAGGACGCTAAGTCCGAAGAACGTCGGTCGTCGTCTACGAAGCTGAACGCTCGTCGGTGTCGTTCAGAACAATAGTCGAAAGATAGAGAGGTTCGAAGACCACTCAGGTCACATATGATTTTTGCTGCGCCGAGTCCGCCAACAGCGAGCGGACGATCCAGACCGACGAGCGCCGGACTCAGTCGTCGCCCCACCCGCCGCTCGTGCCGACGCGCTCGCCGTCCTCCCAGACGTAGTACCCCTCGCCGGTCTTCTTACCGAGTTTACCCGCGCGGACCTTTCGCCGCAGCGACTGCGGCGGTTTGAACCGTTCGCCCAGTTCCTCGCGGAGATGTTCGGCGATGTGCAGTCGAACGTCGAGTCCGACGTGATCGGTTAACTCGAGCGGCCCCATCGGATGGCCGTAGCCGATCTCCATCCCCTCGTCGATGTCGGCCGGGCTGGCGACGCCCTGCTCGACCATCCGGATCGCCTCGAGGCCGAGCACGATCCCCAGTCGCGAGGTCGCGAAACCGGCCGTGTCCCGGACGACTACGTCCTCCTTCTCGATCCCTCGGACGTAGTCGACGGCAACCGCTTCGGTGCGTTCGTCGGTCTGTTCGGCGATAATGATCTCGACCAGATCCATGATGTGGGGCGGGTTAAAGAAGTGGAGGCCGACGGCGCGCTCGGGGTGTTCGAGCGCGCTGGCCATCTCCGTCACCGACAGCGAAGACGTGTTCGAGGCGATAACCGTCTCCTCGCTCGCGGCATCCTCGACGTCCGAGAACACCTCTTTCTTCAGGTCCATATCCTCCGGCACGGCCTCGACGACGAGGTCGGCGTCTTCGACGGCGTCCTCGAGGTCGGTCGTCCCCTCGATGCGCTCCAGGGTCGTCTCCATCTCGTCTTCGGTAAGCTTGTCCCGGTCGACGCCCCCCTGCAGGTTGTCGCGGATGCCCTCGAGTCCGTTCTCGACGAACTCCGCATCGATGTCCCGCAGGACCACGTCGTGGCCTGCCATCGCCGACACCTGCGCGATCCCGTGTCCCATGCTTCCGGCTCCGAGCACTGCGATTTGCATACGTGTAGCATCTCCAGTACCGATCAAAAGCGTTCCTCTCTCGAGACGTCCGGCAACATTCGCTCGAACGCGATTCGTGACCACTGCGG
Above is a window of Natronorubrum tibetense GA33 DNA encoding:
- a CDS encoding HalOD1 output domain-containing protein; amino-acid sequence: MTERRISESHGCEFKRRVRYERDANESPSIATATALAEFHGEDVAASSTRLYDYIDPDALDALFAETHSGTARAPGTVEFTVENVTVTVETDQVAVEPSD
- a CDS encoding DUF547 domain-containing protein; translated protein: MSTQLDPLSLSADLLYAVKTEGDTDWLQDHLATLEQAHLKRVLTTREGKLAFWLNCYNAYAQLLQEADLSSLEGSPLQRWKFVSRDRIPIGGVWLSLNDIKHGMLRCSKHPWGLGYLPRLLPSSFERQFRLPDCDPRIHFAISHGAEHCPPVAVYSPADVGAELDIAVEWFLEENVGYDPEGDVATIPRLFRRYRGDFGGARGIVDFLREYNAIPTGPNPSLEYENASGPPDLEFDVELEDLRP
- a CDS encoding HNH endonuclease, with the protein product MTSRDWQADRRAVFDRDDHTCRHCGAVGDAADPTDLRVHPVGAIPIEGTIHESTLVTVCTDCFASLSSSPSGDRSSASLEPLTSRETLFDHVRETTRTQGGAITDAASFASLATSLPTTLAEAETAGEPAADDTGAEYRRLRQDVLLAIDIADAQLERLATIDESAFDADVRSSVEAFSASATDLQSTLRTVVERSETVVAGLERCHGCFDALEGERCSTCRLESRETADWERESGEVALDRLFSAINDELQDASATTEALTDRATALAAQLSDG
- a CDS encoding amphi-Trp domain-containing protein is translated as MADSTDKFDDEFELGPTYDRDELAAVFREFATALADDQPLQLTDGERTATVRIPPRVIAEFEVERDANAEPPVAELEVELEWDDADGSSVRLEEHDGAAVDSADDKDGESGDEASGSDDGAAESSDDVSENDDESTESGDEYAESGSDGDTVAVWAGERSGRTGRFEVYEDRAGEWRWRLVHWNGNIVADSGEGYFSRSNAKRAARSVMVTAPAASIEDLSD
- a CDS encoding DUF1059 domain-containing protein, translating into MVEAHKLDCESVSDTCRFIVQSEDEDEAVELAKNHMAEIHGQELTSEELRDKHLQIV
- a CDS encoding carbohydrate kinase family protein codes for the protein MVPTVLTAGHVNWDVTLRVDRLPEADGEATIRSQRQSGGGSAANVAAALAGLEVDTGLIGSVGDDDNGLLARRELEDAGVSLSGLQVVEGADTAVKYLLVDDTGEVSILGNDGVNEAVRPADLDASRIRSVDHVHLTSQRPDTANAIATIASAAGVTVSFDPGRRVGDRDYGETLAAADVLFVTDREATALDGDADYRSADQILAITSGDDGAAVRTRDGTYTHPGFDVEATDTAGAGDAFAAGFIASRLEGGSFDRALEYANACGALTASRDGARSAPTAVGVERFLNERS
- a CDS encoding nucleoside phosphorylase; amino-acid sequence: MATQPHLLVDDGDLTDRVLIPGDPGRVDRIASHCDEHETIAENREYKVVNATYEGQELTICSTGIGCPSAAIAVEELANVGVENFIRVGTTGALQSDIEIGDMIVATGAAKNEGTSKRYEAVEYPAVPDYDVLSALVDSAEANDEEVHVGPIASDDAYYAESDEAVEDWEAAGLLSVEMEAAAVFSLARRKGLRAGAICTVDGNLVEGTQKGTDTEDDELPDKAKNNVGRAIDIALEATTQL
- a CDS encoding RNA-guided endonuclease InsQ/TnpB family protein, encoding MAKEVVTRTYTASIRNQSRVSDDLDSLGFAASKLWNVGRWTISRVWDEIDYIPEHDELTSYLKSYERYDDLHSQSSQRVLQELAEAFNGWYGKRRNGDTRANPPGYRKYGDEHPRSTITFKAAGFKLDTQYDRVRLSKGSNLKEHWSDFILCEYQTRPDVDLSTVESVQQVRAVWTGDEWELHFVCKVEIEVAESPGEKTVGIDLGINNFAALAYEDGHSELYPLSCLKQDDYYFSKRIARCDDSNSEQATRLNQKKSARRTHYFHTLSKHIVQRCVDEGVGIIAVGDLSGIREDEENGEAKNWGKHGNLDLHSWTFDRFTDLLEYKAETEGISVEEVSERDTSKSCSCCARKRDANRVERGLYVCDECDMVANADVNGAENIRQKVSPSLACDGGDRSNGWLAQPSTFLFDKETGAFVPQEQVTS
- a CDS encoding AI-2E family transporter; this translates as MNLSRGYLLALFLIFAYLSWQLVTPFVQYVLGAILIAFVLYPLQGRLENYVSSTVAALALVLLAVVGFIVPFVVVAVAVADDVANILQSIDPETLQLAEIEDRIAEETGFDIDITEQLAGSAEQIGTVLLEQTTAWFSALTHALIGLGLMLFVLYYLLKEGDALIGWLREMTPLPEDVQDDLYGELNEVMWAVLAGHVLIAIIEGVIAGLALFATGIPNAAFWTFIMVILSLVPLIGAPLVWIPAAIYLFAIGEPVLAVALAVYSAIVVGVADDYLRPIVVDQFAEISPAVIILGVLGGIYAFGIMGLFFGPVILGALLAVIDVINDNYDRLGEEARTAEN